From Drosophila suzukii chromosome 2R, CBGP_Dsuzu_IsoJpt1.0, whole genome shotgun sequence, a single genomic window includes:
- the LOC108018229 gene encoding lysophosphatidylserine lipase ABHD12 isoform X1, translating into MYELHSCLRSVFFATLIPGTILLSWLTGLVGLRSLQACLVIFFLIFVVLPLIFRYSVTFQRGILFLPFIKYPKGLDLTKPESVGLYATRNFYITVKDHDQDEDGVRVGVWHVLPSNAVRRFKHELRVEEEVNQDLDQHLEPAPGNEQELKALAPAIRSEFPVVLPENEQLFYERLLRMSGGTVVLYLHGNTASRGSGHRSEVYKLLRKLNYHVFSFDYRGYGDSDPVPPTEEGVVRDAMMVFEYIANITSNPIVVWGHSLGTGVATHLCARLASLNERAPRGVILESPFTNIRDEIRMHPFAKLFKHLPWFDFTISTPMYNNMLRFESDIHVLKFRQPILIIHAADDVVVPIHLGYRLYRIALDGRSRAWGPVEFHRFRASLKYGHKYLCRAPELPEMIQTFVESYRDAVY; encoded by the exons ATGTACGAGCTTCATAGTTGCCTAAGGTCCGTTTTCTTTGCCACACTCATTCCCGGAACGATCCTACTTAGTTGGCTAACTGGTCT AGTGGGTCTTCGATCTCTGCAAGCATGTCTGGTTATCTTCTTCCTGATCTTTGTGGTCCTGCCGCTGATATTTCGCTACTCCGTGACGTTTCAACGCGGCATACTATTCCTACCATTCA TTAAGTACCCCAAGGGACTTGATCTCACCAAGCCAGAGAGCGTGGGACTATATGCCACTAGGAATTTTTACATCACCGTAAAGGATCACGATCAGGACGAGGATGGAGTGCGTGTTGGTGTTTGGCATGTCCTGCCCAGCAATGCAGTGCGTCGCTTTAAGCACGAACTCCGCGTGGAGGAGGAGGTGAATCAGGACCTGGATCAGCACCTGGAACCTGCGCCTGGCAACGAACAGGAGCTGAAGGCACTGGCGCCAGCTATACGCTCTGAATTTCCCGTCGTACTTCCGGAAAACGAGCAGCTCTTCTACGAGCGATTGCTGCGGATGTCAGGTGGCACTGTGGTCCTCTATCTCCACGGAAACACAGCCAGCCGAGGCAGCGGTCACCGGTCGGAGGTGTATAAGCTACTGAGGAAGCTCAACTACCATGTGTTCTCCTTTGACTATAGAGGCTATGGGGACTCAGACCCCGTGCCTCCAACGGAGGAAGGCGTTGTACGCGATGCCATGATGGTTTTTGAGTACATAGCCAACATCACTTCCAATCCGATCGTGGTGTGGGGACACTCCCTGGGCACAGGAGTAGCGACGCACCTATGTGCTAGACTAGCGAGTTTAAATGAAAGGGCTCCCAGAGGAGTGATTCTCGAAAGCCCTTTCACCAACATACGGGATGAGATACGCATGCATCCGTTCGCCAAGCTCTTCAAGCACCTGCCCTGGTTCGATTTCACTATTTCAACACCCATGTACAACAACATGCTGAGGTTCGAGTCGGATATTCACGTCCTGAAGTTCCGGCAGCCCATTTTGATCATTCATGCAGCGGACGATGTTGTGGTGCCGATCCACCTGGGCTACCGTCTGTATAGAATTGCCCTGGACGGAAGAAGTCGGGCCTGGGGACCCGTGGAGTTCCATCGCTTCAGAGCCAGCCTAAAGTATGGACACAAATACCTCTGCCGAGCTCCGGAATTGCCGGAAATGATCCAAACCTTTGTCGAGAGCTACCGGGATGCCGTCTACTAG
- the LOC108018229 gene encoding lysophosphatidylserine lipase ABHD12 isoform X2, producing the protein MLFTRRRQLKRVGLRSLQACLVIFFLIFVVLPLIFRYSVTFQRGILFLPFIKYPKGLDLTKPESVGLYATRNFYITVKDHDQDEDGVRVGVWHVLPSNAVRRFKHELRVEEEVNQDLDQHLEPAPGNEQELKALAPAIRSEFPVVLPENEQLFYERLLRMSGGTVVLYLHGNTASRGSGHRSEVYKLLRKLNYHVFSFDYRGYGDSDPVPPTEEGVVRDAMMVFEYIANITSNPIVVWGHSLGTGVATHLCARLASLNERAPRGVILESPFTNIRDEIRMHPFAKLFKHLPWFDFTISTPMYNNMLRFESDIHVLKFRQPILIIHAADDVVVPIHLGYRLYRIALDGRSRAWGPVEFHRFRASLKYGHKYLCRAPELPEMIQTFVESYRDAVY; encoded by the exons ATGCTCTTCACGCGCCGGCGACAACTCAAGAG AGTGGGTCTTCGATCTCTGCAAGCATGTCTGGTTATCTTCTTCCTGATCTTTGTGGTCCTGCCGCTGATATTTCGCTACTCCGTGACGTTTCAACGCGGCATACTATTCCTACCATTCA TTAAGTACCCCAAGGGACTTGATCTCACCAAGCCAGAGAGCGTGGGACTATATGCCACTAGGAATTTTTACATCACCGTAAAGGATCACGATCAGGACGAGGATGGAGTGCGTGTTGGTGTTTGGCATGTCCTGCCCAGCAATGCAGTGCGTCGCTTTAAGCACGAACTCCGCGTGGAGGAGGAGGTGAATCAGGACCTGGATCAGCACCTGGAACCTGCGCCTGGCAACGAACAGGAGCTGAAGGCACTGGCGCCAGCTATACGCTCTGAATTTCCCGTCGTACTTCCGGAAAACGAGCAGCTCTTCTACGAGCGATTGCTGCGGATGTCAGGTGGCACTGTGGTCCTCTATCTCCACGGAAACACAGCCAGCCGAGGCAGCGGTCACCGGTCGGAGGTGTATAAGCTACTGAGGAAGCTCAACTACCATGTGTTCTCCTTTGACTATAGAGGCTATGGGGACTCAGACCCCGTGCCTCCAACGGAGGAAGGCGTTGTACGCGATGCCATGATGGTTTTTGAGTACATAGCCAACATCACTTCCAATCCGATCGTGGTGTGGGGACACTCCCTGGGCACAGGAGTAGCGACGCACCTATGTGCTAGACTAGCGAGTTTAAATGAAAGGGCTCCCAGAGGAGTGATTCTCGAAAGCCCTTTCACCAACATACGGGATGAGATACGCATGCATCCGTTCGCCAAGCTCTTCAAGCACCTGCCCTGGTTCGATTTCACTATTTCAACACCCATGTACAACAACATGCTGAGGTTCGAGTCGGATATTCACGTCCTGAAGTTCCGGCAGCCCATTTTGATCATTCATGCAGCGGACGATGTTGTGGTGCCGATCCACCTGGGCTACCGTCTGTATAGAATTGCCCTGGACGGAAGAAGTCGGGCCTGGGGACCCGTGGAGTTCCATCGCTTCAGAGCCAGCCTAAAGTATGGACACAAATACCTCTGCCGAGCTCCGGAATTGCCGGAAATGATCCAAACCTTTGTCGAGAGCTACCGGGATGCCGTCTACTAG
- the LOC108018193 gene encoding ankyrin repeat domain-containing protein 13D isoform X1, producing MRSVEEIKAEYPLHWHIWHNDPEQLQAAIEQNDKEKIDPRGRTPLMLAVRLANLACVKCLLAAKCNATYEHEGWSIVQEAVCTGDVDILTAIIEVRDLQRHVQRVTHVPKLLQHLLDAPDFYIEMKWEFTSWVPLMSRLCPSDTYKVYKRGANVRIDTTLLGFDNNTWQRGNRSYIFKGAKETATMIEIDHDTNEVMVEEMSSDIGDIVAIPPALGTVRARLNAPVITNNIEMDKISFERNKCGIWGWRSEKSEMINGYNCKVYGASNVEFVTKTRMDHLSEEQIKNKTARTPLHSLLGIADEDYVSPTDAAAALKDRTPSPRLGEDSIAAAENGGRVSPAPGNQSNGSSACASGTSTPKSSVTPEEYFTPEVDLHGRDVGGPKNLSTKVQRFKANLWLAEEHPIRLQEQVLPILDLMSTMASPHVSKLRDFITMQLPAGFPVKVEIPLFHVLNACITFGNVFALTTPVEHVATLQEQDRVTCLVDDRCFDVPAHYTNRGSDVRRQIPLDEDDMLQYAIEQSLVETSGACGVDARDDDKVDIWEVLRGQNVVGSDLLPEDDEQLQRVLQESLLGAHANPQSGSPASEDDDDGGFRYVDPDLAMAMRLSQQEQRKFELERQQEQEMIEQALKLSLQEH from the exons ATGAGGAGCGTCGAGGAGATCAAGGCGGAGTACCCGCTCCACTGGCACATCTGGCACAACGATCCGGAGCAGCTGCAGGCGGCCATCGAGCAG AACGATAAGGAGAAAATCGATCCCCGCGGCCGCACGCCACTCATGCTGGCCGTGAGACTGGCCAATTTGGCGTGCGTCAAGTGCCTCCTGGCGGCCAAGTGCAATGCCACCTACGAGCACGAAGGATGGTCCA TTGTCCAGGAGGCCGTTTGCACCGGCGATGTGGACATCCTGACGGCCATCATCGAGGTCCGGGACCTCCAACGTCATGTCCAGCGGGTGACGCATGTGCCCAAGTTGCTGCAGCACCTCCTGGATGCCCCCGACTTCTACATCGAGATGAAGTGGGAGTTCACCTCATGGGTGCCCCTGATGTCGCGGCTCTGCCCCAGTGACACCTACAAGGTCTACAAGCGGGGAGCCAATGTCCGGATAGACACCACTCTCCTGGGCTTCGACAACAACACCTGGCAACGGGGCAATCGCTCTTACATCTTTAAGGGAGCTA AAGAAACTGCCACGATGATCGAGATCGATCACGACACAAACGAGGTGATGGTGGAGGAGATGAGTAGCGACATCGGCGACATTGTGGCCATACCACCTGCCTTGGGGACTGTGAGGGCCCGTCTCAATGCCCCAGTGATCACCAACAACATCGAGATGGACAAGATCAGTTTCGAACGCAACAAGTGCGGCATTTGGGGCTGGCGGAGCGAGAAATCGGAGATGATCAACGGCTACAATTGCAAGGTGTACGGAGCCAGCAATGTGGAGTTCGTCACCAAGACGCGAATGGATCACCTGAGCGAGGAGCAGATCAAG aacaAGACAGCAAGGACGCCGCTCCATAGTTTGCTGGGAATTGCCGATGAGGACTATGTGTCCCCCACTGATGCCGCCGCGGCACTCAAAGATCGC ACACCCTCGCCCCGTTTGGGCGAAGATTCCATCGCCGCAGCAGAAAATGGAGGCCGAGTCTCACCTGCCCCTGGAAATCAGAGCAACGGCAGCTCCGCCTGCGCATCAGGCACTAGTACACCCAAGTCTTCTGTAACACCGGAGGAGTACTTCACTCCGGAGGTGGATCTTCACGGAAGGGACGTTGGCGGTCCCAAGAACCTGAGCACAAAGGTGCAGCGCTTCAAGGCCAATTTGTGGCTGGCCGAGGAGCACCCCATCCGACTGCAAGAACAGGTGCTTCCCATTCTGGATCTCATGTCCACCATGGCCAGTCCACATGTGTCCAAGCTGAGGGACTTTATTACAATGCAGCTGCCTGCCGGTTTTCCCGTCAAAGTGGAAATCCCGCTCTTCCATGTCCTAAATGCCTGCATCACATTTGGAAATGTATTTGCTTTAACCACGCCCGTGGAGCACGTGGCCACGCTGCAGGAACAAGATCGGGTTACTTGCCTGGTTGACGATCGCTGCTTTGATGTCCCGGCTCACTACACAAACAGAGGAAGCGATGTCCGCCGGCAGATACCTCTCGATGAGGATGATATGCTGCAGTATGCCATCGAGCAGAGCTTGGTGGAAACAAGTGGAGCCTGTGGCGTGGACGCAAGGGACGACGACAAGGTTGACATCTGGGAGGTGTTGAGGGGCCAAAACGTAGTAGGATCCGACCTTCTGCCAGAAGATGACGAGCAACTGCAACG AGTCCTCCAGGAATCATTGCTGGGAGCCCATGCGAACCCCCAAAGCGGCTCGCCCGCCTCCGAGGACGACGACGATGGAGGATTCCGGTATGTCGATCCGGATCTAGCCATGGCCATGCGATTGTCGCAACAGGAGCAGAGGAAGTTCGAACTGGAGcggcagcaggagcaggagaTGATCGAGCAGGCGCTGAAGCTCAGTCTGCAGGAGCACTAA
- the LOC108018193 gene encoding ankyrin repeat domain-containing protein 13D isoform X2 has translation MRSVEEIKAEYPLHWHIWHNDPEQLQAAIEQNDKEKIDPRGRTPLMLAVRLANLACVKCLLAAKCNATYEHEGWSIVQEAVCTGDVDILTAIIEVRDLQRHVQRVTHVPKLLQHLLDAPDFYIEMKWEFTSWVPLMSRLCPSDTYKVYKRGANVRIDTTLLGFDNNTWQRGNRSYIFKGAKETATMIEIDHDTNEVMVEEMSSDIGDIVAIPPALGTVRARLNAPVITNNIEMDKISFERNKCGIWGWRSEKSEMINGYNCKVYGASNVEFVTKTRMDHLSEEQIKNKTARTPLHSLLGIADEDYVSPTDAAAALKDRTPSPRLGEDSIAAAENGGRVSPAPGNQSNGSSACASGTSTPKSSVTPEEYFTPEVDLHGRDVGGPKNLSTKVQRFKANLWLAEEHPIRLQEQVLPILDLMSTMASPHVSKLRDFITMQLPAGFPVKVEIPLFHVLNACITFGNVFALTTPVEHVATLQEQDRVTCLVDDRCFDVPAHYTNRGSDVRRQIPLDEDDMLQYAIEQSLVETSGACGVDARDDDKVDIWEVLRGQNVVGSDLLPEDDEQLQRGHRFSSHLLSPHRQQYGRYSPSPKHHPQSFSHSQLLLEPQTRGRSSSAGAQFKNDLGYMKKIFK, from the exons ATGAGGAGCGTCGAGGAGATCAAGGCGGAGTACCCGCTCCACTGGCACATCTGGCACAACGATCCGGAGCAGCTGCAGGCGGCCATCGAGCAG AACGATAAGGAGAAAATCGATCCCCGCGGCCGCACGCCACTCATGCTGGCCGTGAGACTGGCCAATTTGGCGTGCGTCAAGTGCCTCCTGGCGGCCAAGTGCAATGCCACCTACGAGCACGAAGGATGGTCCA TTGTCCAGGAGGCCGTTTGCACCGGCGATGTGGACATCCTGACGGCCATCATCGAGGTCCGGGACCTCCAACGTCATGTCCAGCGGGTGACGCATGTGCCCAAGTTGCTGCAGCACCTCCTGGATGCCCCCGACTTCTACATCGAGATGAAGTGGGAGTTCACCTCATGGGTGCCCCTGATGTCGCGGCTCTGCCCCAGTGACACCTACAAGGTCTACAAGCGGGGAGCCAATGTCCGGATAGACACCACTCTCCTGGGCTTCGACAACAACACCTGGCAACGGGGCAATCGCTCTTACATCTTTAAGGGAGCTA AAGAAACTGCCACGATGATCGAGATCGATCACGACACAAACGAGGTGATGGTGGAGGAGATGAGTAGCGACATCGGCGACATTGTGGCCATACCACCTGCCTTGGGGACTGTGAGGGCCCGTCTCAATGCCCCAGTGATCACCAACAACATCGAGATGGACAAGATCAGTTTCGAACGCAACAAGTGCGGCATTTGGGGCTGGCGGAGCGAGAAATCGGAGATGATCAACGGCTACAATTGCAAGGTGTACGGAGCCAGCAATGTGGAGTTCGTCACCAAGACGCGAATGGATCACCTGAGCGAGGAGCAGATCAAG aacaAGACAGCAAGGACGCCGCTCCATAGTTTGCTGGGAATTGCCGATGAGGACTATGTGTCCCCCACTGATGCCGCCGCGGCACTCAAAGATCGC ACACCCTCGCCCCGTTTGGGCGAAGATTCCATCGCCGCAGCAGAAAATGGAGGCCGAGTCTCACCTGCCCCTGGAAATCAGAGCAACGGCAGCTCCGCCTGCGCATCAGGCACTAGTACACCCAAGTCTTCTGTAACACCGGAGGAGTACTTCACTCCGGAGGTGGATCTTCACGGAAGGGACGTTGGCGGTCCCAAGAACCTGAGCACAAAGGTGCAGCGCTTCAAGGCCAATTTGTGGCTGGCCGAGGAGCACCCCATCCGACTGCAAGAACAGGTGCTTCCCATTCTGGATCTCATGTCCACCATGGCCAGTCCACATGTGTCCAAGCTGAGGGACTTTATTACAATGCAGCTGCCTGCCGGTTTTCCCGTCAAAGTGGAAATCCCGCTCTTCCATGTCCTAAATGCCTGCATCACATTTGGAAATGTATTTGCTTTAACCACGCCCGTGGAGCACGTGGCCACGCTGCAGGAACAAGATCGGGTTACTTGCCTGGTTGACGATCGCTGCTTTGATGTCCCGGCTCACTACACAAACAGAGGAAGCGATGTCCGCCGGCAGATACCTCTCGATGAGGATGATATGCTGCAGTATGCCATCGAGCAGAGCTTGGTGGAAACAAGTGGAGCCTGTGGCGTGGACGCAAGGGACGACGACAAGGTTGACATCTGGGAGGTGTTGAGGGGCCAAAACGTAGTAGGATCCGACCTTCTGCCAGAAGATGACGAGCAACTGCAACG TGGCCACCGCTTCTCCTCGCACTTACTGTCTCCCCACCGCCAACAGTACGGGCGGTACTCGCCCTCTCCCAAGCACCATCCCCAATCCTTTTCCCACTCGCAACTCCTGTTGGAGCCGCAGACACGTGGGCGATCCTCTTCGGCGGGTGCACAGTTCAAAAACGATTTGGGCTACATGAAGAAGATATTCAAGTAG
- the botv gene encoding exostosin-3, translating to MPPAYDLGHSGEAYHPLETGSGGGNDASAPSSSSAQIRHPMGFRTSWMRQFRRYKLPAVLLMFLLLVSCLAYRILSTEQDAPPLDLHRSSPLLDAYEDFSAMRAGDLKMRIEEMVRIKSTVSVELRELESRRQKLQSDISQYNQKIEELKQELLREQTELERLKISVEQAQVAQREAVQRNTPDLALPRSLLPNTLPRKMNPITGGMAASCEMHNCFNHSRCSLTSGFPVFLYDPDEHSVQRKGYDIDGFLKTTLKQTLGYNAHIVKDPKHACIYLVLVGEALLEQDLLRNNRYAAQEAEHQQPSTPSHANDCPVDMDKLYSLPYWGGDGRNHVLLNLARRDLTSHRTNPLYRQNTMRAIVVQSAFERDQFRPGYDLIVPPILGPPGGDVWQECAGMVPARRKYLLSYQGELRPKQSGLNPLDAFILEHLADMAKGATQDQFVLQFQCIPATEQQEGDSLPDWTLCGSDSSRRQLLKDSTFSLILPPLNGRVSSTLMLARIYEALRSGAVPVILGADELRLPYAETLDWRRSAILLPKARITELHFLLRAVQDADLLLLRRQGRLIWERYLSSVQATVDTVIASLRDRLGIPPRPVPSVIAQSVFNSTFIPLKSDPPVGLDTEPEESLGPIEPPYPSPAFRRNYTILRMQAKEAWNDWLDPFYLYPQLPFDPALPSEAKFMGSHTGFRPIGKGLGGAGKEFGESLGGNYPREQFTIVMLTYEREQVLMDSLGRLYGLPYLHKVVVVWNSPKPPLDDLRWPDIGVPVAVLRAPRNSLNNRFLPFDVIETEAVLSVDDDAHLRHDEILFGFRVWREHRDRVVGFPGRYHAWDLGNPNGQWHYNSNYSCELSMVLTGAAFVHKYYLYLYTYHLPQAIRDKVDEYMNCEDIAMNFLVSHITRKPPVKVTSRWTFRCPGCPVSLSEDDTHFQERHKCINFFSRVFGYTPLLNTQYRADSILFKTRIPHDKQKCFKYI from the exons ATGCCACCGGCGTACGACCTTGGCCACTCCGGAGAGGCGTACCACCCCCTGGAAACTGGCAGTGGTGGCGGCAACGACGCCAGTGCCCCGAGCTCCTCCTCCGCCCAAATCCGCCACCCGATGGGATTCCGGACGTCCTGGATGCGGCAGTTCCGCCGCTACAAGCTGCCGGCGGTGCTCCTGATGTTCCTGCTCCTCGTATCCTGCCTGGCGTACCGAATCCTCAGC ACTGAGCAAGATGCCCCACCCTTGGATCTGCATCGCAGCTCACCTCTTTTAGATGCCTACGAGGATTTCAGCGCCATGAGGGCGGGAGACTTGAAAATGCGCATCGAGGAGATGGTGAGAATCAAG AGCACCGTGTCTGTGGAGCTGCGCGAACTGGAATCCCGTCGCCAGAAGCTGCAATCAGACATAAGTCAGTACAACCAGAAAATTGAGGAGCTCAAACAGGAACTTCTCAGGGAACAAACTGAGCTGGAACGCCTCAAGATCTCCGTGGAGCAAGCACAGGTGGCCCAACGAGAGGCAGTTCAGCGGAACACCCCAGATTTGGCACTGCCCCGCTCTCTTTTACCCAACACACTGCCAAGGAAGATGAATCCCATCACCGGAGGAATGGCGGCCAGCTGCGAGATGCACAACTGCTTTAATCACTCCCGCTGCAGTCTTACCTCCGGATTTCCTGTTTTTCTGTACGATCCAGATGAGCATAGCGTACAGAGGAAAGGTTACGATATCGATGGTTTCCTGAAGACCACTCTGAAACAGACTTTGGGATACAATGCCCATATAGTTAAGGATCCCAAGCATGCCTGCATATATCTGGTGTTGGTGGGAGAGGCTCTCCTTGAACAGGATCTCCTGCGGAACAATCGCTATGCGGCGCAGGAGGCGGAGCATCAACAGCCATCAACACCCAGTCATGCCAATGACTGCCCTGTGGATATGGACAAACTTTATAGCCTGCCTTATTGGGGCGGCGATGGACGCAACCATGTGCTGCTCAACTTGGCTAGACGAGACCTCACCTCACATCGCACGAACCCCCTCTACAGACAGAACACAATGCGAGCCATTGTGGTGCAGAGTGCATTTGAAAGAGATCAGTTCCGTCCAGGTTACGACCTAATTGTGCCACCCATTTTGGGTCCTCCCGGGGGAGATGTGTGGCAGGAGTGCGCGGGAATGGTTCCGGCCAGAAGGAAATACCTGCTTAGTTACCAAGGAGAGCTTAGGCCCAAACAAAGTGGCTTGAATCCTTTGGATGCGTTTATTCTGGAGCACCTTGCAGATATGGCCAAAGGCGCTACGCAGGATCAGTTTGTCCTGCAATTCCAGTGTATTCCAGCCACGGAGCAGCAAGAGGGTGATTCCCTGCCAGATTGGACGCTGTGTGGATCAGATTCCTCGCGCCGGCAGTTGCTGAAGGACTCCACTTTTTCTCTGATTTTACCCCCGTTGAATGGCAGGGTTTCCTCGACTCTAATGCTTGCTAGGATCTATGAGGCTCTTCGTTCGGGAGCTGTGCCCGTAATCCTTGGGGCAGATGAACTGCGTTTGCCTTACGCTGAGACTCTGGATTGGAGGAGATCGGCTATTCTTTTACCAAAAGCTCGGATAACAGAGCTGCATTTTCTTCTACGAGCAGTTCAGGATGCGGATTTACTGCTTCTGCGACGACAGGGGCGACTCATTTGGGAGCGCTATTTGAGCTCCGTTCAGGCCACCGTGGATACAGTGATTGCCAGCTTGAGGGATCGCCTTGGTATCCCGCCCAGACCAGTGCCCTCAGTTATAGCGCAAAGTGTTTTCAACAGCACATTTATACCACTCAAATCAGATCCACCTGTCGGACTGGATACGGAACCGGAGGAGTCGTTGGGTCCCATAGAACCGCCCTATCCCAGTCCTGCTTTTCGGCGGAACTATACAATATTGCGGATGCAAGCGAAGGAAGCCTGGAACGATTGGTTGGATCCCTTTTACCTATACCCTCAGCTACCTTTTGATCCTGCGTTGCCCTCGGAAGCAAAGTTCATGGGGTCGCATACTGGCTTCCGACCGATAGGTAAAGGACTTGGAGGAGCTGGAAAGGAATTTGGAGAATCCCTGGGTGGAAACTATCCGCGAGAGCAGTTCACCATTGTTATGTTAACTTACGAAAGAGAGCAAGTCCTGATGGATTCATTAGGCAGGCTGTATGGTCTGCCCTATCTGCACAAGGTGGTGGTGGTTTGGAATTCACCAAAGCCACCACTGGATGATTTACGCTGGCCTGATATTGGCGTTCCGGTGGCCGTCCTCCGGGCTCCCAGAAATTCGCTGAACAACCGCTTCCTGCCGTTTGATGTTATTGAAACAGAGGCAGTGCTCTCCGTGGACGACGACGCCCATCTCCGGCATGACGAGATACTCTTTGGATTCCGGGTGTGGCGAGAGCATCGCGATAGAGTTGTGGGCTTCCCAGGACGCTATCACGCTTGGGACCTAGGTAACCCCAATGGCCAGTGGCACTACAACTCCAACTACAGCTGCGAACTTAGCATGGTGCTGACAGGAGCAGCGTTTGTGCACAAATACTACCTTTACTTGTATACCTATCACCTACCGCAGGCGATTAGGGATAAAGTGGATGAGTACATGAACTGCGAAGACATTGCTATGAACTTCCTCGTATCCCATATAACGAGGAAACCACCAGTTAAAGTAACCTCCAGGTGGACGTTCCGCTGCCCCGGCTGTCCGGTTTCGCTCAGCGAGGACGATACTCACTTCCAGGAGCGGCATAAGTGCATCAACTTCTTTAGCCGGGTGTTCGGCTATACGCCGCTGCTGAACACCCAATACCGGGCGGACTCCATTCTCTTCAAGACTCGTATCCCGCACGACAAGCAAAAGTGCTTCAAGTACATCTAG